The nucleotide window ACCGGCCGTGACGTCCAGGTGATGCTGGGCAGCGGCCCGCAGTCGCGGGAGGCGTTCTTCGACTTCACCTACGAGCCGCGCCGCGACGCCGACGGCAACGTGACAGGCATTCGGGTGCTCGGTGTGGAGACCACGCAGGTCAAGCATGCCCAACGGCTGATGGCCGAACACCGTGGCCTGCTCGAGCAGATCGCCCGCCAGGCACCCCTGACCGAGGTGCTCGACGGGATGGCCCGCTGTATCGAGAATCTCGCACCGCAGGAGGTGCTCGTCTCCGTCCTTCTCGCCGATCCCGACGCCCGGCACCTGCGCCACGGCGCCGCCCCGAGCCTGCCCGACTTCTACAACCAGGCCATCGACGGCATCGCGACCGGCGAAGGTGTCGGCTCGTGCGGCACCGCCGCCCACCGGCGGGAACCGGTCATCGTCACCGACATCGCCACCGATCCGTTCTGGGACGACTTCCGGGGCCTGGCCGACCAGGCCGGCCTGGCGGCCTGCTGGTCCACGCCGATCCTGGCCCGCGACGGCGGCCTGCTGGGCACCTTCGCGATGTACCACCGCATCCCGCGGGTCCCGCAGGACACCGACCTCGCCCTCGCCCGGCTCTTCGCCGGCACTGCGGCCCTGGCCATCGAACGCCACCACATCGAGCAGGCGAAACTCGCCGCAGAGGCGCGCGCCAAGTCAGCCAATGACGAGCTGGCCAAGGTGGTACGCGTGGAGCGGGAACTGCGCGCCGAAGCTGAGCAGCGCGCCGCGGCCGCCGCGGAACTCGCCACCCAGATGCGTGCCGCCGCAGCCGCGCAGGCCGCCACACCGCACCCGGAGCACTGCCAGCTCGGCGGTGCCGCCGGGTGCACCGCGCCGGCCGAGATCAAGATCGCCGATTCGTGGGGCGACGCGGCCTGGGGCTGCCCCGCCCACGTCGAAGAGGCCATCCTCAACGTACGGTCGGTGTTCATCGCCAGCGAGGAACTCGGTGGCCTGACCGCCTACCTCAACCGCTGACCGCTCGCGAGAGCACCGCAGCACCGCGATCTGGTCTCAGCCAGCTTCAGCCCTTCTTCGGGAACGCGTACCTTGCGCCGCCGATGACAGTTGTGGCCGCGATGATCAGGAGGATGAGCGCCGCCCAGGTGAGCGAAGCGGTGCCCAGGCCGGCGAGCAGGAGACCACCGACGAAACCGCCGATCGCGATAGAAGCTGAAAAGACCGTGATGGTGATCGACTGAGCGACGTTGGCAGCCTCTCCGC belongs to Micromonospora ureilytica and includes:
- a CDS encoding GAF domain-containing protein, producing the protein MTAVPGQRSTAAAGPAASERAAEEDLRALFGQSIAVFASLAGPAHVVETANPAFFATIGEERARVGVALAELMPELAGQGFIALLDQVFRTGEPYTGRDVQVMLGSGPQSREAFFDFTYEPRRDADGNVTGIRVLGVETTQVKHAQRLMAEHRGLLEQIARQAPLTEVLDGMARCIENLAPQEVLVSVLLADPDARHLRHGAAPSLPDFYNQAIDGIATGEGVGSCGTAAHRREPVIVTDIATDPFWDDFRGLADQAGLAACWSTPILARDGGLLGTFAMYHRIPRVPQDTDLALARLFAGTAALAIERHHIEQAKLAAEARAKSANDELAKVVRVERELRAEAEQRAAAAAELATQMRAAAAAQAATPHPEHCQLGGAAGCTAPAEIKIADSWGDAAWGCPAHVEEAILNVRSVFIASEELGGLTAYLNR